A stretch of Cicer arietinum cultivar CDC Frontier isolate Library 1 chromosome 5, Cicar.CDCFrontier_v2.0, whole genome shotgun sequence DNA encodes these proteins:
- the LOC101507828 gene encoding protein ZINC INDUCED FACILITATOR 1-like, producing the protein MEEENFGQPLLKKQYYDNCPGCKVEQAKELGTDVSIRNLSYIWITILCGTLPVASLFPFVYFMVKDFNIAESEEDISAYAGYVGSSFMLGRSLTSILWGIISDRYGRKPVIIIGVITVVVFNTLFGLSTNLWMAISVRFLLGSLNGLIGPVKAYATEIFSEEKQALGLSTVVAAWGVGLVIGPALGGYLAQPALKYPHLFPKDSFWDKFPYFLPCFVISAFAFVVAIACIWLPETLHYHNGSKESTDIVEAAEVGSSETAKDKMIQKDESIFLNWPLMSSIIVYSVFSLHDIAYQEVFSLWAVSPRSLGGLNFTTNDVGNVLAISGIGIIVYQLALYPSVQKACGPVNLARITGALSIPLLQSYPFMTLLSGSTLYLVINIASILKFLMSETIATGLFLLQNRAVEQHQRGAANGFAMTAMSAFKTIGPAGGGALLAWSQKRLNASFLPGTHMVFFVMNVVEGLGVLLMFKPFLGVKKEKPMEQLQ; encoded by the exons atggaagagGAGAATTTTGGACAACCATTGTTGAAGAAACAGTATTATGATAATTGTCCTGGTTGTAAGGTGGAACAAGCCAAAGAGCTGGGAACAGATGTTTCCATTCGAAATCTTTCTTATATATGGATCACCATTTTATGTGGCA CGCTGCCGGTAGCTTCACTCTTTCCTTTCGTTTATTTCAT GGTAAAGGATTTCAATATTGCAGAAAGTGAGGAAGATATAAGTGCCTATGCTGGTTATGTGG GATCTTCATTCATGCTTGGCAGATCTTTGACATCTATATTATGGGGTATAATATCTGATCGCTATGGTAGAAAACCTGTTATAATTATAGGAGTTATCACAGT TGTCGTTTTCAACACGTTGTTTGGTCTTAGCACAAATCTATGGATGGCTATCAGTGTGAGATTTCTTCTTGGAAGTTTAAATGGTCTGATTGGACCAGTAAAG GCTTATGCAACTGAAATTTTTAGCGAAGAGAAACAAGCTTTAGGACTCTCAACA GTTGTTGCAGCTTGGGGAGTAGGTTTAGTCATTGGTCCTGCATTGGGAGGTTATTTGGCTCAG CCAGCATTGAAATACCCACATCTATTTCCAAAGGATTCCTTTTGGGATAA GTTTCCATATTTCTTGCCTTGCTTTGTAATATCAGCTTTTGCATTTGTAGTAGCAATTGCCTGCATTTGGCTACCG GAAACACTTCACTACCACAATGGCAGCAAAGAGTCCACTGACATTGTGGAAGCTGCAGAAGTTGGAAGCAGTGAGACTGCCAAAGACAAGATGATCCAAAAAGATGAAAGTATCTTCTTAAATTGGCCTTTAATGTCATCTATTATAGTTTACAGTGTTTTCTCTCTTCATGATATTGCTTATCAAGAG GTTTTTTCATTATGGGCTGTCAGTCCACGAAGCTTGGGCGGTTTGAACTTTACAACTAATGATGTCGGTAATGTTCTTGCAATATCAG GTATTGGTATTATAGTTTACCAGCTTGCCCTGTATCCATCAGTTCAAAAAGCTTGTGGACCTGTTAACCTTGCTCGCATCACAGGG GCATTATCCATACCCCTCTTGCAAAGTTATCCCTTCATGACACTTCTGTCTGGCTCAACATTGTACCTTGTGATAAATATTGCATCCATTCTGAAGTTTCTTATGTCT GAGACAATTGCAACTGGTTTATTCCTTCTGCAAAATAGAGCTGTG GAACAACATCAAAGAGGGGCAGCTAATGGCTTTGCAATGACTGCTATGTCAGCATTCAAAACAATCGGTCCTGCTGGAGGCGGTGCATT ATTAGCATGGTCACAAAAGCGGTTAAATGCTTCTTTCCTCCCAG GCACCCATATGGTCTTCTTTGTCATGAATGTTGTTGAAGGACTTGGAGTACTTTTGATGTTCAAACCATTCTTGGGTGTAAAGAAGGAAAAACCAATGGAGCAGTTACAGTGA
- the LOC105852212 gene encoding glycosyl hydrolase 5 family protein-like has product MIIHCFDYAAEAVHGANPNVLVILSGLNFDTDLSFNGKLVFEEHWYSFGDTQSWTLGNPNQVCEQVTRNFMNQNKFLNCFMAVAAELDLDWASWTLFGGFYIREGVVAADQSFGILNWNWSKVRNSTPFSRSRLITS; this is encoded by the exons ATGATTATACATTGTTTTGACTATGCAGCAGAAGCCGTGCATGGTGCAAATCCGAATGTTCTTGTCATTCTCTCTGGCCTAAATTTTGACACAGACTTATCATTCAATGGGAAACTAGTATTTGAGGAGCATTGGTATAGCTTTGGTGACACTCAATCATGGACATTAGGAAATCCAAATCAAGTGTGTGAACAAGTCACGAGGAACTTTATGAACCAAAACAAGTTCCTCAACTGTTTTATGGCAGTGGCAGCTGAACTTGATTTGGATTGGGCCTCGTGGACACTTTTTGGAGGTTTTTACATTAGAGAAGGGGTTGTTGCTGCTGATCAGAGTTTTGGTATTCTCAATTGGAATTGGAGCAAGGTTAGGAATTCAACTCCCTTTTCAAG GAGCAGGCTTATCACAAGCTAA
- the LOC101508148 gene encoding mRNA export factor GLE1 gives MGALKLDGITADPEPDWSFDALVSELNALENKLAATSSTEPLHSHKTTSRLILSAEKEVEKGRSFVFRAPEYETESEDDDDKALVLASTGKRFTCDELYLSDSDDSDNSDVNPTFELQPYLMDKVGEVEGALIELTHEHQLRIKDEIRNKISELETALLNESQNSTSSLLRVEKYKETRQELDKKFDTQYQRQIAEALDNHLTAVQRDRELRSQIEERKIRNDAAYEEAKRKVALQEERQQQEKAKAEAEAKLKAEEAKRAALEAERKAAMEAKTKAAMEAEKRAAAEAERRAEKNAIGSSNTVTSGMTQDRSSISNTETKESGYVYRAAANALNLENGRLQKLKELYERNQVIRSSSKQDYTSHESHISRNIRQIRGISDNVRSKASELIKLLNDRQCPQSFSVEIFVKKVISSCTNPGSATFAIAYVIVLITSQVPFVMDILLAELHSTCLYTVPKHMVYKKSIFQSKEAYFRSIGYREEDGKLESTEDYLKRLESYMTVYGAMVQTEIPNIQNLHGLQEGWAWLARLLNALPANQYTAVSLNAFLQIAGYALFKRYKSQFLKMLNVISNNFLVELKSHNVPELMKTVTDIQAYIEDKKFLQVPEGRNLQSNTLSRALEP, from the exons AT GGGAGCTCTGAAATTGGATGGCATTACTGCTGATCCTGAACCTGATTGGAGCTTTGATGCTCTTGTCTCGGAGCTCAATGCTTTGGAAAACAAACTTGCCGCCACTTCTTCCACTGAACCTTTGCATTCTCATAAAACTACATCAAG GCTTATCTTATCTGCTGAGAAAGAAGTTGAGAAAGGTAGAAGTTTCGTATTTCGTGCCCCTGAGTATGAGACAGAGAGCGAGGATGATGATGACAAAGCATTAGTACTAGCAAGCACTGGCAAACGCTTCACTTGCGATGAACTTTATCTGAG TGACAGTGATGATTCTGACAATTCCGATGTTAACCCCACTTTTGAATTGCAACCTTACTTGATGGATAAAGTTGGGGAGGTAGAAGGTGCTTTGATTGAGTTGACACATGAACATCAATTGAGGATTAAG GATGAAATTAGGAATAAGATCTCAGAATTGGAAACAGCTCTACTGAATGAAAGTCAGAACTCTACTTCTTCCCTTCTTCGAGTTGAGAAATACAAAGAAACAAGGCAGGAGTTGGATAAAAAGTTTGACACTCAATATCAGCGCCAAAT TGCAGAAGCTCTTGATAATCACTTGACAGCTGTTCAACGGGATCGTGAACTCAGATCACAAatagaagaaaggaaaataaGAAACGATGCAGCATATGAAGAAGCCAAGAGAAAGGTTGCTTTGCAAGAGGAAAGGCAACAGCAAGAAAAGGCTAAAGCTGAAGCAGAG GCCAAACTTAAAGCTGAGGAAGCAAAGCGAGCTGCATTGGAAGCTGAGAGAAAAGCAGCAATGGAAGCTAAAACAAAGGCAGCCATGGAAGCTGAAAAAAGAGCAGCAGCAGAAGCTGAAAGAAGAGCAGAAAAGAATGCCATAGGAAGTTCCAATACGGTTACTTCTGGAATGACCCAAGATCGATCAAGTATATCAAATACTGAAACCAAGGAGTCCG GTTATGTATATCGCGCTGCTGCAAATGCTTTAAATCTAGAGAATGGGAGGCTACAGAAACTGAAAGAGCTGTATGAGAGAAACCAAGTTATAAGATCAAGTTCAAAACAG GATTATACCAGCCATGAGAGTCATATTTCCCGGAATATAAGGCAAATAAGGGGAATAAGCGACAATGTTAG ATCAAAAGCAAGTGAACTCATTAAACTTTTGAATGATCGTCAATGTCCTCAATCATTCAGtgttgagatatttgttaaaaag GTTATTTCATCATGTACAAACCCTGGTAGTGCCACCTTTGCAATTGCCTATGTCATTGTTCTCATTACATCTCAG GTCCCATTTGTAATGGATATTTTACTGGCCGAGCTTCATAGTACCTGCTTATACACCGTCCCGAAGCACATGGTTTATAAAAAG TCTATCTTTCAATCAAAAGAGGCATACTTCAGAAGTATTGGTTATcgagaagaagatggaaaattagAGAGTACAGAAGATTATTTAAAGCGGCTTGAATCATATATGACGGTGTACGGTGCAATGGTTCAG ACGGAAATTCCAAACATTCAAAATTTGCACGGCTTGCAAGAAGGTTGGGCGTGGCTTGCAAGGTTGTTGAATGCTCTACCAGCCAATCAATATACAGCTGTTTCGCTCAATGCATTCTTGCAA ATTGCTGGATATGCtctatttaaaagatataaatcTCAGTTCCTAAAGATGTTGAACGTCATCTCAAACAACTTTTTAGTTGAGCTAAAATCACACAATGTACCAGAATTGATGAAGACTGTTACAGATATACAGGCTTATATAGAAGATAAAAAGTTTCTTCAAGTGCCAGAAGGAAGAAACTTGCAGTCAAATACGTTATCACGGGCGTTGGAACCATAG